A window of Clostridium botulinum BKT015925 contains these coding sequences:
- a CDS encoding radical SAM protein — protein sequence MLNKCNLCYRHCGVNRLDGELGFCKSSDKVKLARVSLHHWEEPCISGTLGSGTIFFSNCNLKCVFCQNHSISTNGIGKEISIERLSEIFLEQQNKGAHNINLVTPSHFVPQIIKALKIAKNKGLTIPIVYNTNSYENLETIQALKGYIDIYLPDFKYYKDLYAIKYSNAPNYFKVASKVILEMFHQVGKPKFDETGLMTRGVIVRHLMIPGLLFDSKKIIDYLYNTYKNSIYISIMNQYTPTDNLTNYPEINKTINPKHYSSLIDYCVSLGITNAFIQDEGTATESFIPNFDLRGI from the coding sequence ATGCTTAATAAGTGTAATTTATGCTACAGACATTGTGGTGTAAATAGATTAGATGGAGAACTTGGATTTTGTAAATCCTCAGATAAAGTAAAATTGGCAAGGGTGTCCCTACACCATTGGGAAGAACCTTGTATATCAGGAACTTTAGGTTCAGGTACTATATTCTTTTCTAACTGTAATTTAAAATGTGTATTCTGCCAAAATCATTCAATAAGTACTAACGGTATAGGCAAAGAAATTTCTATTGAACGATTAAGCGAGATTTTTTTGGAACAACAAAATAAAGGAGCTCATAACATAAACCTCGTAACTCCTTCCCACTTCGTACCACAAATAATAAAAGCACTTAAGATTGCAAAAAACAAAGGACTAACAATTCCTATTGTATATAATACCAATAGTTATGAAAATCTCGAAACTATACAAGCCTTAAAAGGTTATATAGATATATATTTGCCTGACTTTAAGTACTATAAAGATCTTTATGCTATTAAATATTCAAATGCTCCAAATTATTTTAAAGTAGCCTCTAAGGTAATATTAGAAATGTTTCATCAAGTTGGCAAGCCTAAATTTGATGAAACTGGCTTAATGACTCGTGGCGTTATTGTTCGTCACTTAATGATTCCGGGACTTCTTTTTGATTCAAAGAAAATAATAGATTATTTGTATAACACTTACAAAAACTCAATATATATAAGTATTATGAATCAGTATACACCAACTGATAATCTTACTAACTATCCTGAAATAAATAAAACTATTAATCCTAAACATTATAGTTCATTAATAGACTATTGCGTATCATTAGGTATAACTAATGCCTTTATACAAGATGAAGGTACTGCTACTGAAAGCTTTATACCAAACTTCGATTTAAGAGGTATATAA
- a CDS encoding YkvI family membrane protein has translation MLKKNLTLTFELAAVFIGTIVGAGLASGEEITLFFTQYGYKSFIGIFICMFVYIFMGFNIIHISTKYNLDSYSAFIKTVSPGFLGKITEIFTSICLITSSSIILAGSGSLIHQYFHVSKWVGILIMVFIALFTLMHDISGLIEINSFIVPCLIIVITTIFLLFFLLSKDVNNINYIKNIPSVKKGWLVSCLLYGSFNSLSCSGVLVPLTSEIKDKSSSKLGIILGAIGLTFLAIMINFMLLSNVPNIYKYDIPLLYVANRFGGLIQILLLGVMWLEMFSTEVSDIYSLSKTLRHVFKIPYKKAIILILLIDIPISQFGFVNLISHVYPVFGFVSLIFVIQCIIFRFKIRFSK, from the coding sequence ATTTTGAAAAAAAATTTAACTTTAACATTTGAATTAGCAGCAGTATTTATTGGTACCATTGTAGGCGCTGGACTTGCTTCTGGAGAAGAAATAACTCTATTTTTTACTCAGTACGGATATAAAAGTTTTATAGGCATCTTTATATGTATGTTTGTATATATATTTATGGGATTTAACATAATACATATTAGTACTAAATACAATTTAGATTCTTATAGTGCATTTATAAAAACAGTTAGTCCAGGATTTTTAGGCAAAATTACAGAAATTTTTACTAGTATATGTTTAATTACGAGTTCTTCTATAATTCTTGCTGGAAGTGGCTCTCTTATTCATCAATATTTTCATGTATCAAAGTGGGTAGGCATCTTAATAATGGTTTTTATTGCATTGTTTACATTAATGCATGATATAAGTGGACTTATTGAAATAAACTCTTTTATAGTACCTTGTTTAATAATTGTAATAACAACTATTTTTCTTTTATTTTTTTTACTTTCAAAAGACGTTAATAATATAAACTATATAAAAAATATACCTAGCGTAAAAAAAGGTTGGCTTGTTTCTTGCTTATTGTATGGAAGTTTTAATTCCTTATCCTGTAGTGGTGTTCTTGTACCTTTAACTTCAGAGATTAAAGACAAAAGCTCCTCAAAACTTGGAATAATACTTGGCGCAATAGGACTTACTTTTTTAGCTATTATGATAAATTTTATGTTATTATCCAATGTTCCTAATATATATAAATACGATATTCCTCTACTTTATGTAGCTAATAGATTTGGAGGACTAATACAAATACTTCTTTTAGGCGTTATGTGGCTTGAAATGTTTTCTACAGAAGTTTCAGACATATATAGCTTAAGTAAAACTCTAAGACATGTGTTTAAAATTCCATATAAAAAAGCTATAATACTTATATTGCTTATTGATATTCCAATATCTCAATTTGGATTTGTAAATTTAATAAGTCACGTTTATCCTGTGTTTGGATTCGTAAGTTTAATATTTGTGATTCAATGTATTATATTTAGATTTAAAATTAGATTTTCAAAATAA
- a CDS encoding IS6 family transposase: MNKANKKITCPRCHSHNLYKFGKDKEGNQKYQCKECKRQFAPSAMPKERQLKDYPRCPICNKGTFIHHNYSNYINYRCNDKKCNHSFFVAKPTAIDPSSNTTIQGKLNFKGMRFPIHIILMALDLYFLNESSTRRISQYLFRTFNVKVSHVTIASWTKKFAAYFKLKSDNLFYNIDLSDSDEWHADETVVFINGKKHYLWLVIDSESRLIISYHLSPYRDAKQAFSLFNDAKKLGSPRAIVTDRLPSYNIPIKSVFQDTLHIKVQSFMDDISNNIIESFNKTFKSWYKGLKGFNSFNSANKLISVFIFHYNFVRNHSSLRNLTPSEVVGISYPVKAKNNWLLAA; the protein is encoded by the coding sequence ATGAACAAAGCTAATAAAAAAATTACCTGTCCTAGATGTCACAGCCATAACCTATATAAGTTTGGAAAAGACAAAGAAGGAAATCAAAAATATCAATGCAAAGAGTGTAAAAGACAATTTGCACCATCGGCTATGCCGAAAGAGCGTCAGCTCAAGGATTACCCTCGTTGTCCTATCTGTAACAAAGGAACCTTTATTCATCATAATTACTCAAATTATATCAATTATCGTTGTAACGATAAAAAATGTAATCATAGTTTTTTTGTGGCGAAGCCTACGGCTATAGATCCTTCAAGCAATACCACTATCCAAGGTAAACTTAATTTTAAAGGTATGCGCTTTCCAATTCATATTATATTAATGGCTTTAGACCTTTACTTTCTTAATGAAAGTTCTACAAGACGTATATCTCAATATTTGTTTAGAACATTTAATGTAAAAGTATCTCATGTTACTATTGCAAGTTGGACTAAAAAGTTTGCTGCATATTTCAAATTGAAATCTGATAATTTATTTTATAATATTGACTTATCAGATTCTGATGAATGGCACGCAGATGAAACTGTTGTATTTATAAATGGCAAGAAACATTATCTATGGCTTGTTATAGACTCAGAAAGTCGATTAATTATCTCTTATCATCTATCCCCATATAGAGATGCTAAACAAGCTTTTAGCCTTTTTAACGATGCTAAGAAATTAGGATCTCCTAGAGCCATAGTTACTGATAGATTACCATCTTACAATATTCCAATAAAATCAGTATTCCAAGATACATTACACATAAAAGTACAATCTTTTATGGATGATATTTCAAACAATATCATTGAGTCATTTAACAAAACATTTAAGTCTTGGTATAAAGGTTTAAAAGGCTTTAACTCATTTAATAGTGCCAATAAACTAATATCAGTGTTTATATTTCACTATAATTTTGTGCGTAACCACTCATCACTACGTAATTTAACACCATCTGAAGTAGTGGGAATTAGTTACCCAGTTAAAGCTAAAAATAATTGGTTATTAGCTGCCTAA
- a CDS encoding TIGR01212 family radical SAM protein (This family includes YhcC from E. coli K-12, an uncharacterized radical SAM protein.), protein MKEKWGDKRYHTLNYFLREKFGEKVFKISLDAGFSCPNRDGTISKGGCIYCSERGSGDFAGDRNFSISSQFDNIKEMMKNKWKQGKYIAYFQAYTNTYASVSELRKKYEEAINQDGVVALSIATRPDCLSDEIIDLISEYNKKLYTWVELGLQTSNESTAKIINRGYKLPVFEDSLNRLRTRNIDVVVHTIFGLPGEEKEDMLNTIKYLREKDIQGIKIHLLHLLKGTPMVKLYEQGKLKFLEQDEYIDIIAEAVSLLPQNIVIHRLTGDAPRSLIIGPMWSLKKWEVLNAIDKKFQCQNIYQGKKYNKN, encoded by the coding sequence ATGAAAGAAAAATGGGGAGACAAGAGGTATCATACTTTGAATTATTTTTTAAGAGAAAAATTCGGAGAAAAGGTATTTAAAATATCTTTAGATGCAGGTTTTTCATGTCCTAATAGAGATGGAACAATAAGTAAGGGTGGATGTATATATTGTAGCGAAAGAGGATCAGGAGATTTTGCAGGTGATAGAAATTTTTCGATAAGTTCTCAATTTGATAATATAAAAGAAATGATGAAAAATAAGTGGAAGCAAGGAAAATACATAGCGTACTTTCAAGCGTATACAAATACTTATGCCTCTGTTTCTGAACTTCGAAAAAAGTACGAGGAAGCCATAAATCAAGATGGGGTAGTAGCACTTTCAATAGCTACACGACCGGATTGTTTAAGTGATGAAATTATAGATTTAATAAGTGAGTACAATAAAAAATTATATACATGGGTAGAATTAGGACTTCAAACTAGTAATGAAAGTACTGCAAAAATTATAAACAGAGGATATAAATTACCTGTTTTTGAGGATTCGCTAAATAGACTTAGAACTAGAAATATTGATGTTGTAGTACATACTATTTTTGGTCTTCCTGGAGAAGAAAAAGAAGATATGCTAAATACTATAAAATACTTAAGAGAAAAAGATATACAAGGTATAAAGATTCATCTTTTACATTTACTTAAGGGGACTCCTATGGTTAAATTGTATGAGCAAGGAAAACTTAAATTTTTAGAACAGGATGAATATATAGATATAATAGCTGAAGCAGTAAGTCTTTTGCCTCAAAATATAGTTATACATAGATTAACTGGAGATGCACCTAGAAGTTTAATAATAGGACCTATGTGGAGTTTAAAAAAATGGGAAGTTTTAAATGCTATAGATAAAAAATTTCAGTGCCAAAATATATATCAAGGAAAAAAATATAATAAAAATTAA
- a CDS encoding HAD family hydrolase, which yields MLKDIKGAIFDMDGTLIDSMWVWTKIDIDFLKKRNIECPKNLKEEVQDLCFEDAALYFKNTFNLKESSEEICNEWNTMALDEYKHNVKLKPGTRKFLNLLKSMGIKIGLATSNCELLLTTALKANGIYDYFDCITRTDEVTRGKNFPDVYLLAANRLGVDPSECIVFEDIFPAVVGAKAAGMKVIGIYDDFSSYQKDKILNVADKYIYDYSDLIDDAI from the coding sequence ATGCTTAAAGATATAAAAGGAGCTATATTTGATATGGATGGTACTCTTATAGATTCTATGTGGGTATGGACAAAGATAGATATAGATTTTCTAAAAAAAAGGAATATAGAATGTCCTAAAAATCTAAAAGAAGAAGTACAAGATTTATGTTTTGAGGACGCTGCATTATACTTTAAAAATACGTTTAATTTAAAAGAATCTTCTGAAGAGATTTGCAACGAATGGAATACTATGGCGTTAGATGAGTATAAACATAATGTTAAACTTAAACCAGGTACAAGGAAATTTTTAAACTTATTAAAATCTATGGGTATTAAAATTGGACTTGCAACTAGTAATTGTGAATTATTACTTACAACTGCATTAAAAGCAAATGGTATATATGATTATTTCGATTGTATCACAAGAACAGATGAAGTTACTCGTGGCAAAAACTTTCCTGATGTATATCTTCTTGCAGCTAACCGTCTTGGAGTCGATCCTTCCGAATGTATTGTATTTGAAGATATATTTCCAGCAGTAGTTGGGGCTAAAGCAGCAGGAATGAAAGTTATAGGAATTTACGATGACTTTTCAAGTTATCAAAAGGATAAAATATTAAATGTTGCAGATAAATATATATATGACTATAGTGACCTTATAGATGATGCAATATAA
- a CDS encoding phosphatase PAP2 family protein produces MKKLFQNIKTKDASILKLINNSMNCKILDFIMTPITYLGSLTFCIVFCLITILNSNRHIHLLGITAATTLIISSFIGFIIKNSVNRLRPFIHIKNLNIKKIGIDKYSFPSGHTTAAFSISTIISLSYPHTAIISTSIASCVGLSRLYLGVHYPTDVLCGVFLGSITSFIVFYSI; encoded by the coding sequence TTGAAAAAGCTATTTCAAAACATCAAAACTAAAGATGCTAGTATATTAAAATTAATAAATAATTCTATGAACTGCAAAATTTTAGATTTTATTATGACCCCTATTACTTACTTGGGTTCTTTAACATTTTGTATCGTATTCTGTTTAATTACAATTTTAAATTCAAATAGACATATACATTTATTAGGTATCACTGCTGCTACAACACTTATAATCAGTTCTTTTATAGGATTTATAATAAAAAACTCCGTAAACCGATTAAGACCTTTTATTCATATTAAAAATTTAAATATAAAAAAAATAGGAATAGATAAATATTCATTTCCCTCTGGACATACAACAGCCGCTTTTTCTATATCTACTATTATATCTCTTTCTTACCCTCATACTGCTATCATCAGTACTAGTATAGCTTCTTGTGTTGGTTTATCACGCCTATATCTTGGCGTTCATTATCCAACAGATGTCTTGTGTGGTGTATTTTTAGGTAGTATAACTTCATTTATTGTTTTTTATAGTATATAA
- a CDS encoding [Fe-Fe] hydrogenase large subunit C-terminal domain-containing protein — translation MNNNFDSLFKKLIKAYYDNNFEDTINNILSDKNADKEYLSKVISSLCGVNIDFDDNFIINLKKAIGNYEIRHKIVHKVHDCSMDCSDTGELTLCQKSCPFDAILVDKNTNSTYISLDKCTDCGFCVNACPTGSILDKIEFIPLIDLLNKEETVIAAVAPSIIGQFGDAVTMNQLRSAFKKLGFTDMVEVAFFADMLTIKETVEFDHNVNSIDDFMISSCCCPMWLAMLKKSFHELLPHVSPSVSPMIAAGKVLKKINPKCKVVFIGPCIAKKSEAKEKDIAGIIDYVLTYKELKDIFDSLDIVPKNLTEDNTIEYSSKQGLIYGFAGGVSKAICDCITNLFPEKSDLLKSVKASGVKECRETLNLLKDGDIDANFVEGMGCIGGCVGGPGTLISKEDGKNSLSNLADKSEISVSTQNHWMKNILNKIDINSLEDFKDKDKTDIFHRNF, via the coding sequence ATGAACAACAATTTCGATTCATTATTTAAAAAATTAATTAAAGCTTATTATGATAATAACTTTGAAGATACTATAAATAATATATTATCCGATAAAAATGCCGATAAAGAATACTTATCTAAGGTAATTTCCTCATTATGTGGAGTTAACATAGATTTTGATGATAACTTTATAATTAATCTAAAAAAAGCCATAGGCAACTATGAAATCCGTCATAAAATAGTACATAAAGTTCATGATTGTTCTATGGATTGTTCAGATACAGGTGAACTAACCCTTTGCCAAAAGTCCTGTCCTTTTGATGCCATTTTAGTTGATAAAAATACTAATAGTACATATATTTCTCTTGATAAATGCACTGACTGTGGTTTCTGTGTTAACGCCTGCCCTACTGGTAGCATATTAGATAAAATTGAATTTATTCCGTTAATAGACTTATTAAACAAAGAAGAAACTGTTATAGCCGCAGTAGCTCCTTCCATAATAGGTCAATTTGGTGATGCTGTAACTATGAATCAACTTAGAAGTGCATTTAAAAAACTTGGATTTACAGATATGGTTGAAGTAGCTTTTTTTGCAGATATGCTTACTATAAAAGAAACTGTAGAATTTGATCATAATGTAAATTCCATAGATGACTTTATGATTTCCTCTTGTTGTTGTCCTATGTGGCTTGCTATGTTAAAAAAATCCTTTCATGAATTACTGCCACACGTATCTCCATCAGTTTCTCCCATGATTGCTGCTGGTAAAGTGCTAAAAAAAATAAACCCTAAATGTAAGGTTGTATTTATAGGACCTTGTATTGCTAAAAAATCAGAAGCTAAAGAAAAAGATATTGCTGGCATTATAGACTATGTACTAACTTATAAAGAGCTTAAAGATATCTTCGATTCATTAGATATAGTTCCTAAAAATCTTACTGAAGATAACACTATAGAATATTCTTCAAAACAAGGCCTAATATATGGTTTTGCTGGAGGAGTCTCGAAAGCCATATGTGATTGTATAACTAATCTTTTTCCTGAGAAATCAGATTTATTAAAATCCGTAAAAGCTAGTGGTGTAAAAGAGTGTCGTGAAACCTTAAATTTACTAAAAGACGGTGATATAGATGCTAACTTCGTGGAAGGTATGGGATGTATTGGTGGCTGTGTTGGAGGCCCTGGAACTTTAATTTCCAAGGAAGATGGTAAAAATTCTCTATCAAATTTAGCTGATAAATCTGAAATATCCGTTTCAACACAAAATCATTGGATGAAGAATATATTAAATAAAATAGATATTAACTCTTTAGAAGATTTTAAAGATAAAGATAAAACAGATATATTTCATAGAAATTTTTAA
- a CDS encoding IS6 family transposase: MNKANKKITCPRCHSHNLYKFGKDKEGNQKYQCKECKRQFAPSAMPKERQLKDYPRCPICNKGTFIHHNYSNYINYRCNDKKCNHSFFVAKPTAIDPSSNTTIQGKLNFKGMRFPIHIILMALDLYFLNESSTRRISQYLFRTFNVKVSHVTIASWTKKFAAYFKLKSDNLFYNIDLSDSDEWHADETVVFINGKKHYLWLVIDSESRLIISYHLSPYRDAKQAFSLFNDAKKLGSPRAIVTDRLPSYNIPIKSVFQDTLHIKVQSFMDDISNNIIESFNKTFKSWYKGLKGFNSFNSANKLISVFIFHYNFVRNHSSLRNLTPSEVVGISYPVKAKNNWLLAA; the protein is encoded by the coding sequence ATGAACAAAGCTAATAAAAAAATTACCTGTCCTAGATGTCACAGCCATAACCTATATAAGTTTGGAAAAGACAAAGAAGGAAATCAAAAATATCAATGCAAAGAGTGTAAAAGACAATTTGCACCATCGGCTATGCCGAAAGAGCGTCAGCTCAAGGATTACCCTCGTTGTCCTATCTGTAACAAAGGAACCTTTATTCATCATAATTACTCAAATTATATCAATTATCGTTGTAACGATAAAAAATGTAATCATAGTTTTTTTGTGGCGAAGCCTACGGCTATAGATCCTTCAAGCAATACCACTATCCAAGGTAAACTTAATTTTAAAGGTATGCGCTTTCCAATTCATATTATATTAATGGCTTTAGACCTTTACTTTCTTAATGAAAGTTCTACAAGACGTATATCTCAATATTTGTTTAGAACATTTAATGTAAAAGTATCTCATGTTACTATTGCAAGTTGGACTAAAAAATTTGCTGCATATTTCAAATTGAAATCTGATAATTTATTTTATAATATTGACTTATCAGATTCTGATGAATGGCACGCAGATGAAACTGTTGTATTTATAAATGGCAAGAAACATTATCTATGGCTTGTTATAGACTCAGAAAGTCGATTAATTATCTCTTATCATCTATCCCCATATAGAGATGCTAAACAAGCTTTTAGCCTTTTTAACGATGCTAAGAAATTAGGATCTCCTAGAGCCATAGTTACTGATAGATTACCATCTTACAATATTCCAATAAAATCAGTATTCCAAGATACATTACACATAAAAGTACAATCTTTTATGGATGATATTTCAAACAATATCATTGAGTCATTTAACAAAACATTTAAGTCTTGGTATAAAGGTTTAAAAGGCTTTAACTCATTTAATAGTGCCAATAAACTAATATCAGTGTTTATATTTCACTATAATTTTGTGCGTAACCACTCATCACTACGTAATTTAACACCATCTGAAGTAGTGGGAATTAGTTACCCAGTTAAAGCTAAAAATAATTGGTTATTAGCTGCCTAA
- a CDS encoding metal ABC transporter ATP-binding protein produces METIIEISNVDVYYDDVSALSNINLKVKEKEFLAILGPNGGGKSTLLKLILGFRKPSGGDISIFGKHPKKSRKLIGYVPQFTKFDKKFPISVGEVVLMGKLGNSIRPFHKFNDDDRKKADDIMKRLNIYQFKERQIGQLSGGQMQRVLIARALLVEPKILLLDEPTASLDATTKIQIYELLKELNENMTIIIVTHDINIISKYATNIACIDNKLYYHGKVQLGNDIIKRVYGCPAESISAKDMGKYLDSLEEGLDD; encoded by the coding sequence ATGGAAACTATAATAGAAATAAGTAATGTGGATGTTTATTATGATGATGTGTCTGCATTAAGCAATATAAATTTAAAAGTGAAAGAAAAAGAATTTTTGGCTATACTTGGTCCCAATGGAGGGGGGAAAAGTACACTTTTAAAACTAATATTAGGTTTTAGAAAACCTAGTGGTGGGGATATTAGTATATTTGGAAAACATCCTAAAAAGTCTAGAAAGTTAATAGGGTATGTACCCCAATTCACTAAGTTTGATAAGAAATTTCCTATAAGTGTAGGGGAAGTTGTGCTTATGGGTAAGCTAGGAAATTCAATAAGGCCTTTTCATAAGTTTAATGATGATGATAGAAAAAAGGCAGACGATATAATGAAAAGATTAAATATATATCAGTTTAAAGAAAGACAAATAGGTCAATTATCTGGAGGACAAATGCAAAGAGTATTAATTGCAAGAGCTCTTTTAGTTGAACCTAAAATATTGCTTTTGGATGAGCCAACAGCAAGTTTAGATGCTACTACTAAAATACAAATTTATGAACTTTTAAAAGAATTAAATGAAAATATGACAATAATAATTGTAACTCATGATATTAATATAATTTCTAAATATGCGACAAATATAGCTTGTATAGATAACAAATTGTATTATCATGGGAAGGTACAATTGGGTAATGACATTATAAAAAGAGTATATGGTTGCCCTGCGGAATCCATTTCAGCAAAAGATATGGGAAAATATCTAGATTCTTTGGAGGAGGGGTTAGATGATTAA
- a CDS encoding metal ABC transporter permease, which yields MINAFFQYAFMRHAVIGVVLASIVCGIIGTIVVEKKLVMMSGGIAHTAFGGIGMGYFLGMEPMIGALVFSILSALGIAKIKRSTNTNSDTLIGMFWSLGMALGIIFIAFTPGYPPDMNSYLFGNILRVSSMDVNIMAILDVIVVAIVVVLFNYFKAYLFDDEFTQVLGINTSFLEYLTYIIIACTIVVLIRVVGIILVIALLTVPPAIAKQFTFNLKSIMFISCLLGVIFGFIGLVLSYYFSIASGASIIIVAVGSYVLVYLIRRIVNKKKSNFN from the coding sequence ATGATTAATGCATTTTTTCAGTATGCATTTATGAGGCATGCTGTAATAGGCGTAGTCTTAGCAAGTATAGTTTGTGGAATTATAGGAACCATAGTAGTTGAAAAAAAATTAGTTATGATGAGCGGAGGTATTGCCCATACAGCTTTTGGTGGTATAGGAATGGGGTATTTTCTAGGAATGGAGCCAATGATAGGAGCACTTGTGTTTTCTATATTATCAGCACTTGGAATAGCCAAAATAAAAAGAAGTACAAATACTAATTCGGATACGTTAATAGGAATGTTTTGGTCTCTTGGAATGGCGCTTGGAATTATTTTTATAGCATTTACTCCAGGATATCCACCTGATATGAATTCTTATCTTTTTGGAAATATATTAAGAGTATCTAGTATGGATGTAAATATTATGGCTATTTTAGATGTAATAGTAGTAGCTATAGTAGTAGTTTTATTTAACTATTTTAAAGCATACTTATTTGATGATGAGTTTACTCAGGTTTTGGGTATTAATACTTCTTTTTTAGAATATTTAACATATATTATAATTGCTTGCACCATAGTTGTTTTAATTAGAGTCGTTGGAATAATACTTGTTATAGCATTGCTTACAGTACCACCAGCTATTGCAAAGCAATTTACTTTTAATTTAAAATCCATAATGTTTATATCTTGTTTGTTAGGAGTGATTTTTGGGTTTATAGGTTTAGTTCTTTCATATTATTTCAGTATAGCGTCAGGTGCATCTATTATAATAGTTGCTGTTGGAAGTTACGTTTTAGTTTATTTAATAAGAAGAATTGTTAATAAGAAAAAAAGTAATTTTAATTAA
- the murC gene encoding UDP-N-acetylmuramate--L-alanine ligase yields MSFNFLKDNNKKIHFIGIGGISMSGLAEILLNSNYKVSGSDRSESELTKHLIEKGAEIYIGHNKDNIKDVDLVVYTAAIPDSNPELVRAHELQIPTMDRAEFLGHVMQGHKYNIAISGTHGKTTTTSMLSHITLSANLDPTILVGGNLDVINGNVRVGNSDYFVTEACEYKASFLKFYPYIGIILNIEADHLDFYKDINDIQNTFLKFAKLIPKDGFLIVNADDERCLAVSKEVDCNVMTFGINNGEVRAKNIEFNNGRPTFDVYRNDTKLFSLTLNVPGNHNILDSLASISASLSLNVDTDSIIEGLSTFYGAHRRFEIKGELNGITVVDDYAHHPTEIKAALNAAKNFPHNRIICIFQPHTYSRTISLFDDFADSFFNADTLILADIYAAREKDTGIVSSDMLGNKIREKGVNCKNLHSFEAITEFLRQELKEGDLLITVGAGDVYRIGEMFLENK; encoded by the coding sequence TTGTCATTTAATTTTTTAAAGGATAATAATAAAAAGATTCATTTTATAGGTATTGGTGGCATTAGCATGAGTGGTCTTGCCGAGATACTTTTAAATAGTAACTATAAAGTATCAGGTTCAGACAGAAGTGAATCTGAACTTACAAAACATCTTATAGAAAAGGGAGCAGAAATATACATAGGTCATAATAAAGATAATATTAAAGATGTAGATTTAGTAGTATATACTGCTGCAATACCTGATAGCAATCCAGAACTTGTAAGAGCTCATGAACTTCAAATTCCAACAATGGATAGAGCCGAATTTTTAGGTCATGTAATGCAAGGTCATAAGTATAATATCGCTATTTCAGGTACTCATGGCAAAACTACAACAACATCTATGTTATCTCATATAACACTAAGTGCCAATTTAGATCCTACTATTTTAGTTGGAGGAAATTTAGATGTTATAAATGGTAATGTAAGAGTAGGAAATAGTGATTACTTCGTTACAGAAGCATGTGAATATAAAGCATCTTTCCTAAAATTTTACCCTTACATAGGTATTATATTAAATATTGAAGCAGATCATTTAGATTTTTATAAAGATATAAATGATATCCAAAATACATTTTTAAAGTTTGCAAAACTTATTCCAAAGGATGGTTTTTTAATTGTAAATGCTGATGATGAAAGATGTCTTGCTGTATCAAAGGAAGTTGATTGCAACGTGATGACATTCGGAATAAACAATGGAGAAGTTAGAGCTAAAAACATAGAATTTAATAACGGACGTCCAACTTTTGATGTTTATAGAAATGATACTAAATTATTTTCTTTAACATTAAACGTACCAGGAAATCATAATATTTTAGATTCACTAGCTAGTATAAGTGCTTCTTTAAGCTTAAACGTAGATACTGATTCTATAATAGAAGGTCTTTCTACATTTTATGGTGCTCATAGACGTTTTGAAATAAAAGGTGAATTAAATGGCATTACAGTAGTAGATGATTACGCTCATCATCCAACAGAAATTAAAGCTGCCTTAAATGCGGCAAAAAATTTCCCTCACAATAGAATCATCTGTATTTTTCAACCTCATACTTATTCTAGAACTATAAGTTTATTTGATGATTTTGCAGATTCTTTCTTTAATGCAGATACTTTAATTCTTGCAGATATATATGCCGCAAGAGAAAAAGATACTGGTATTGTAAGTTCAGATATGCTTGGTAATAAAATAAGAGAAAAAGGCGTTAATTGCAAAAATCTTCATAGCTTTGAAGCTATAACAGAATTCTTAAGACAAGAACTTAAAGAAGGTGATCTACTAATTACAGTAGGTGCTGGAGATGTCTATAGAATTGGTGAAATGTTCTTAGAAAACAAATAA